The Idiomarina loihiensis L2TR genomic sequence ACGGACACGGAGACTGAAATGACGCTGAACAGTATGCAAAAAAACGGTTTATTGTTGGCGGCATTCGCAGTTGTTGCCACGTCTCTGGTTATTGGTGTGCAGGTGCTGACCGAAGACAAAATTGCCATGCAGCAGCAACAGCAGGTATTGCGCACCTTGAACCAGCTGATACCACCGACCATGCACGACAACGACTTGTATCAGTCCTGTCGTTTACTGGAGAATCCGGCATTAGGCAGCAGCAAGCCGCAACCCTTGTACCGCGCCTGGGTTAACGAAGAGCCAACTGCGCTGGCAGCAGAAGTTATTGCACCCGACGGCTACTCCGGCGCTATTCGTTTATTAGTGGCCATTAAACCCGGCGGGGAAGTCCTGGGCGTGAGAACTCTGCGCCATCAGGAAACCCCCGGTTTAGGCGACAAAATTGAAGTTGAAAAAAGCGACTGGATAAAAAGCTTTGCTGAGAAGCAAGTTCGCGGCGCAGACGATGACCGCTGGGCGGTGCAACGCGACGGCGGCATGTTTGATCAGTTTACCGGCGCCACCATTACGCCTCGCGCCGTGGTTTCGGCAGTAAAACGTGCGACTTTAGAACTTCAGCAACAAGCTGACGTTCTATTTAATGCCGACTTACCTCACTGTCAGGAGGTTCAGGAATGAATGAATACAAACACTTAACCAAGCAAGGCTTATGGGACAATAACCCAGCATTAGTTCAGCTATTAGGCTTATGCCCTTTATTAGCAGTTACCGCTTCGGTGACCAATGCGCTGGGTCTTGGGCTGGCCACCTTGTTTGTTCTGGTTGGCTCTAACATTACCGTGTCTCTGGTACGCGAATTTGTGCCATCGGAAATTCGTATTCCGGTCTTTGTTATGGTTATCGCCACTTTTGTCACCATTATTCAGTTGTTGATGAATGCGTATGTCTTTCAGCTTTACCAGTCACTGGGTATTTTCATTCCGCTCATTGTGACCAACTGTGCCATTATTGGCCGCGCCGAAGCTTACGCTTCGAAAAACCCATGGCAACGGGCCGCCTTCGATGGGTTGGCAATGGGCGCAGGCTTTGCCTTAGTACTGGTTGTGCTGGGCGCAATGCGCGAAATTATCGGTAACGGCACGCTGTTTAATGGCGCAGAACTCTTGTTAGGTGACTGGGCTGCACAATTGCGAATTGAGCTATTCACGGTGAATTACCCATTATTGCTGGCGATACTGCCACCCGGAGCCTTTATTGGTATGGGTTTTATTATTGCGTTGAAAAATAAAATTGATGCAGTACGCAGCGCCCGCGCTGAAAAGAAAACCGTTACCCGTGCACGGGTTACTGCCTGAAAAATATAACAACAAATGACTTATTATGAATAAAACCAAGCGTTACGAAATTTTAAGCCGACTACGGGACAACAACCCCAACCCAACCACAGAACTGGAATATGACTCACCTTTTCAGTTACTGATTGCGGTCTTGTTATCCGCTCAGGCTACCGACGTTGGTGTTAATAAAGCCACTCGTAAGCTCTTTCCCGCAGCACCTACCGCAGAAACAATGCTAGCTCTGGGTGTGGATGGCATAAAAGAATACATAAAAACCATCGGCCTGTTTAATTCCAAAGCCGAAAACGCTTACAAAACCTGCAAAATTCTGGTTCAAGAATATGGCGGCGAAGTACCGGAAGACAGAGCTGCACTGGAAGCCCTGCCTGGTGTTGGTCGTAAAACCGCAAACGTGGTGTTAAATACCGCCTTCGGCTGGCCGACT encodes the following:
- the rsxG gene encoding electron transport complex subunit RsxG, with the translated sequence MTLNSMQKNGLLLAAFAVVATSLVIGVQVLTEDKIAMQQQQQVLRTLNQLIPPTMHDNDLYQSCRLLENPALGSSKPQPLYRAWVNEEPTALAAEVIAPDGYSGAIRLLVAIKPGGEVLGVRTLRHQETPGLGDKIEVEKSDWIKSFAEKQVRGADDDRWAVQRDGGMFDQFTGATITPRAVVSAVKRATLELQQQADVLFNADLPHCQEVQE
- a CDS encoding electron transport complex subunit E encodes the protein MNEYKHLTKQGLWDNNPALVQLLGLCPLLAVTASVTNALGLGLATLFVLVGSNITVSLVREFVPSEIRIPVFVMVIATFVTIIQLLMNAYVFQLYQSLGIFIPLIVTNCAIIGRAEAYASKNPWQRAAFDGLAMGAGFALVLVVLGAMREIIGNGTLFNGAELLLGDWAAQLRIELFTVNYPLLLAILPPGAFIGMGFIIALKNKIDAVRSARAEKKTVTRARVTA
- the nth gene encoding endonuclease III → MNKTKRYEILSRLRDNNPNPTTELEYDSPFQLLIAVLLSAQATDVGVNKATRKLFPAAPTAETMLALGVDGIKEYIKTIGLFNSKAENAYKTCKILVQEYGGEVPEDRAALEALPGVGRKTANVVLNTAFGWPTIAVDTHIFRVSNRTKLAPGKNVKEVEEKLIKVVPAEFKVDVHHWLILHGRYTCIARKPRCGSCVIEDLCEFKEKTSD